In Arcobacter ellisii, a genomic segment contains:
- a CDS encoding HNH endonuclease, with translation MRLDIEFIIYASLLIVCLLPLYIYRKKIFSSSKPQKGDFDAFLKDLKIHMKTNHPKIDIDYSIIEKTKNESNLTFRETFIIEKVVEQFFNFEYNKKTQPSVPRDKLWVNYDEKSIPSAKLPSDWQQRKELASRRDNKCCNRCGCNLPSLNETYTTFVKDIKDGGSYTLENIIILCIDCNKVLNSTNPKNTMDSLILNDKLLHLIKTK, from the coding sequence TTGAGATTAGATATAGAGTTCATAATTTACGCAAGCTTATTAATTGTTTGCTTATTACCTCTTTATATCTATAGAAAAAAGATTTTTTCTTCTTCAAAACCTCAAAAGGGGGATTTTGATGCTTTTTTAAAAGATTTAAAAATCCATATGAAAACTAATCATCCTAAAATAGATATTGATTATTCAATTATTGAAAAAACAAAAAATGAATCAAATTTAACATTTAGAGAAACTTTTATAATTGAAAAAGTTGTTGAACAATTTTTTAACTTTGAATATAATAAGAAAACTCAACCTTCAGTTCCAAGAGATAAACTTTGGGTAAATTATGATGAAAAATCAATTCCTAGTGCAAAATTACCAAGTGATTGGCAACAAAGAAAAGAGTTAGCTTCTAGAAGAGATAACAAATGTTGTAATAGATGTGGTTGTAATCTTCCTTCATTAAATGAAACTTACACAACTTTTGTTAAAGATATAAAAGATGGTGGAAGTTATACATTAGAAAATATAATTATCTTATGTATAGATTGTAATAAAGTTTTAAATTCTACAAATCCAAAAAACACTATGGATTCACTTATTTTAAATGATAAACTCCTACATTTAATAAAAACAAAATAA
- a CDS encoding secretin N-terminal domain-containing protein gives MKFVCNLLFLWLFVLELNVLSSEKININFKDLQIMELIKITSKIINKNILINEEIEGNVDFISNKPLNEEELIKILEFVLEDKGFSLVQDSGILRVVKLDNFITKDSVIVELKNIDVNEAKKNLEAIAKSKFNDKLENEKISIVENKENNTLVIIGEKENISYLANYIKNVDNDTSLIKTEIKIFSLKNIEATNVIKILDSVIGKKTYTEQNKKPLLSFDEETNAIIVMGPADELEYINKLIDELDKEKTQVYVQARIIEVNDELVNNIGVQYGIFGGSAGSNGLATFSSNLNGGSTSINDVLNVIDLNIPDIKSGLALGASLNLLKQNGALDIVSEPSILAVNNKESSIYVGEKISVQTSSSVTDGGTQRTNYQREDVGLTLKVKPRISSESKVTLEINTLLEGVKTTQTSSGNPDTLKKEIKTTAILNNGESVIIGGLIENKNESKIQKVPVLGEIPIFGNLFTNDLSTTKKNNLVVIVTPYMIPKSKDITFVRNQLAQLKAIEDRYLEDSLIRLKEDAIKKKLEIQKREKKIEELNEQLKDLSGENKIVVDKNEHEKRVKEILGQ, from the coding sequence ATGAAATTTGTCTGTAATCTTTTGTTTTTATGGCTTTTTGTTTTAGAATTAAATGTTTTAAGTAGTGAAAAAATCAATATAAATTTTAAAGATTTACAGATAATGGAGTTGATAAAAATAACTTCAAAAATCATAAATAAAAATATTTTAATCAATGAAGAGATAGAAGGAAATGTTGATTTTATTTCAAATAAACCTTTAAATGAAGAGGAATTAATCAAAATTTTAGAATTTGTTCTTGAAGATAAAGGTTTCTCTTTAGTTCAAGATAGTGGAATTTTAAGAGTTGTTAAGTTAGATAACTTTATAACAAAAGATAGTGTTATAGTTGAACTTAAAAATATTGATGTAAATGAAGCAAAAAAAAATTTAGAAGCAATTGCAAAATCAAAATTTAACGACAAACTAGAAAATGAAAAAATTTCAATTGTAGAAAATAAAGAGAATAATACTTTAGTAATTATTGGAGAAAAAGAGAATATTAGTTATTTAGCAAATTATATAAAAAATGTTGATAATGACACCTCTTTAATAAAAACAGAGATAAAAATATTTTCTTTAAAAAATATAGAAGCAACAAATGTGATAAAAATTCTTGATTCAGTTATTGGTAAAAAAACATATACTGAACAAAATAAAAAACCTTTACTCTCTTTTGATGAAGAGACAAATGCAATTATTGTTATGGGACCTGCTGATGAACTTGAATATATAAATAAATTAATAGATGAATTAGATAAAGAAAAAACACAAGTTTATGTACAAGCAAGAATTATTGAAGTTAATGATGAATTAGTAAATAACATAGGAGTTCAATATGGAATTTTTGGAGGAAGTGCTGGAAGTAATGGACTTGCAACTTTTTCTTCAAATCTAAATGGTGGTTCAACATCAATTAATGATGTATTAAATGTTATTGATTTGAATATTCCTGATATAAAATCAGGACTTGCTCTTGGAGCTTCACTTAATCTTTTGAAACAAAATGGAGCTTTAGATATTGTTTCAGAACCTTCAATTTTAGCTGTTAATAACAAAGAGAGTTCTATATATGTTGGAGAAAAAATTTCTGTGCAAACTTCAAGTTCTGTAACTGATGGTGGAACTCAAAGAACAAACTATCAAAGGGAAGATGTTGGGTTAACACTAAAAGTAAAACCAAGAATATCAAGTGAATCAAAAGTTACTTTAGAAATTAACACTTTATTAGAAGGCGTAAAAACTACACAAACAAGTAGTGGAAATCCTGATACTTTAAAAAAAGAGATTAAAACAACTGCTATTTTAAATAATGGTGAGAGTGTGATTATTGGAGGATTAATAGAAAATAAAAATGAATCAAAAATCCAAAAAGTTCCAGTTCTTGGTGAAATTCCTATTTTTGGAAATTTATTTACAAATGATTTATCCACAACTAAAAAAAATAATTTAGTGGTAATTGTTACTCCTTATATGATTCCAAAATCAAAAGATATTACTTTTGTTAGAAATCAGTTAGCTCAATTAAAAGCTATTGAAGATAGATATTTAGAAGATTCTTTAATTAGATTAAAAGAAGATGCTATTAAGAAAAAACTTGAAATACAAAAAAGAGAAAAAAAGATTGAAGAGTTAAATGAACAGTTAAAAGATTTAAGTGGTGAAAATAAAATTGTAGTTGATAAAAACGAACATGAAAAAAGAGTAAAAGAGATTTTAGGACAATAG
- a CDS encoding YigZ family protein produces the protein MKFVQKEFSCSIEEKKSKFMAFLMPYEKFDEVMARLRKEHPKAVHFVYAYRYFNEFEQIVENSSDDGEPKGTSGKPALAVLAGAEIINCAVIIVRYFGGVKLGTGGLVRAYGDSVNEVIKIATFKEYKKLINKTLECEYNKLSLLEYLLNQEDINIKSKDFSTNVSLQIELTSEQFDLLLPLLSRNIIIK, from the coding sequence TTGAAGTTTGTTCAAAAAGAGTTTAGTTGTTCAATTGAAGAAAAAAAGTCAAAATTTATGGCTTTTTTAATGCCTTATGAAAAATTTGATGAAGTAATGGCTAGATTAAGAAAAGAACATCCAAAAGCAGTTCATTTTGTTTATGCTTATAGATATTTTAATGAGTTTGAACAAATAGTTGAAAATAGTAGTGATGATGGAGAACCAAAAGGAACAAGTGGAAAACCAGCACTTGCTGTTTTAGCTGGGGCTGAAATTATTAATTGTGCAGTTATTATTGTACGATATTTTGGTGGAGTAAAACTTGGAACTGGAGGATTAGTTAGAGCATATGGTGATAGTGTAAATGAAGTTATTAAAATAGCAACTTTTAAAGAGTATAAAAAACTAATAAATAAAACATTAGAGTGTGAGTATAATAAACTTTCACTTCTTGAATATCTTTTAAATCAAGAAGATATTAATATAAAATCGAAAGATTTTTCTACAAATGTGAGTTTACAAATAGAACTTACAAGCGAACAATTTGATTTACTTTTACCTTTACTTTCAAGAAATATTATTATAAAATAA
- the tlyA gene encoding 23S rRNA (cytidine-2'-O)-methyltransferase TlyA: MRLDLYLTTTFNVQSRNKASELIKSNKVKCDGVIITKPSFNVEENHKIELLEEDFYVSRAAYKLKYFLEELKNFDLKNKNALDIGSSTGGFTQILLENKVSKVTCVDVGSNQLHEKIKNDKKISFFENTDIRNFQSNEIFDVITCDVSFISILNIIEDINRLASKDIIILFKPQFEVGTKVKRDKKGVVKDKNAIKKARETFLEKTETLKWKQIYTSFSKLQGKDGNEEELFYFSK, encoded by the coding sequence ATGAGATTAGATTTATATTTAACTACAACTTTTAATGTCCAAAGCCGAAATAAAGCGAGCGAACTAATAAAATCCAATAAAGTTAAATGCGATGGTGTGATTATAACAAAACCATCTTTTAATGTTGAGGAAAATCATAAAATTGAACTTTTAGAAGAAGATTTTTACGTATCAAGAGCTGCTTATAAACTAAAATATTTTTTAGAAGAATTAAAAAATTTTGATTTAAAAAATAAAAATGCTTTAGATATTGGAAGTAGTACAGGTGGATTTACACAAATTTTACTAGAAAATAAAGTTTCAAAAGTTACTTGTGTGGATGTTGGAAGTAATCAACTACATGAAAAAATAAAAAATGATAAAAAAATATCATTTTTTGAAAACACCGATATAAGAAATTTTCAAAGTAATGAAATATTTGATGTTATTACTTGTGATGTTTCATTTATCTCTATTTTAAATATTATTGAAGATATAAATAGATTAGCTTCAAAAGATATTATTATTCTTTTCAAACCTCAATTTGAAGTTGGAACAAAAGTTAAAAGGGATAAAAAAGGTGTTGTAAAAGATAAAAATGCTATAAAAAAAGCAAGAGAAACTTTTTTAGAAAAAACAGAAACTTTAAAGTGGAAACAAATATATACAAGTTTTAGTAAATTACAAGGAAAAGATGGAAATGAAGAAGAACTCTTCTACTTTAGTAAATAA
- a CDS encoding bifunctional riboflavin kinase/FAD synthetase has translation MKKNSSTLVNKNTITSIAIGGFDGMHVAHQELFKNLDENGAIVSIESGFANLTPKVYRQEYSSYPIYYYVLDNIKHLEGDQFIKLLNEEFPNLKKIVVGYDFCFGKNRRYCIEKLKELFHGNVKIIDEIKIDDIAVHSRVIREYLKDGEIEIANKLLGKEYKIYGHQIKGQGLGTKSFVPTINLKVEQFLLPKEGVYITKTILNEIEYNSVTFLGHRVTTDGSYAVETHILDENIINDTYTIQIKFIKKIRDNLKFDSFDELKNQIDKDIETTKNYFINVY, from the coding sequence ATGAAGAAGAACTCTTCTACTTTAGTAAATAAAAATACAATCACATCTATTGCTATTGGAGGATTTGATGGTATGCATGTTGCCCATCAAGAACTTTTTAAAAACCTAGATGAAAATGGTGCTATTGTATCAATCGAATCAGGATTTGCAAATCTTACTCCAAAAGTTTATAGACAAGAGTATAGTAGTTATCCAATCTATTATTATGTACTTGATAATATAAAACATCTTGAAGGTGACCAATTTATAAAACTATTAAATGAAGAGTTCCCAAATTTAAAAAAAATAGTTGTTGGTTATGATTTTTGTTTTGGTAAAAATAGAAGATATTGTATTGAAAAATTAAAAGAACTTTTTCATGGAAATGTAAAAATTATTGATGAAATAAAAATAGATGATATTGCTGTTCACTCAAGAGTTATTAGAGAATATTTAAAAGATGGTGAAATTGAAATTGCAAATAAACTTTTAGGCAAAGAGTATAAAATTTATGGGCATCAAATCAAAGGGCAAGGACTTGGCACTAAAAGTTTTGTTCCAACAATAAATCTAAAAGTGGAACAATTTTTACTTCCAAAAGAGGGAGTTTATATTACTAAAACTATTTTAAATGAAATAGAATATAACTCAGTTACTTTTTTAGGTCATAGAGTTACAACAGATGGAAGTTATGCCGTTGAAACACATATTTTAGATGAAAATATAATAAATGACACATATACAATTCAGATAAAATTTATAAAAAAAATCAGAGATAATCTAAAATTTGATAGTTTTGATGAGTTAAAAAATCAAATAGATAAAGATATAGAAACAACAAAAAATTACTTTATTAATGTTTATTAA
- the cmoA gene encoding carboxy-S-adenosyl-L-methionine synthase CmoA — protein MIDKVFNKSITKQFEFDEEVASVFDDMLNRSVPFYKEMQRLSINFACNFLNENDKVYDLGCSTASTLIELSKHCIHNLQLIGIDNSEAMLNRASKKAKAFGVDINLINADLHDVSYDDAKLILSNYTLQFIRPLQREKLVKKIYDSLQEKGIFIFSEKVISSNSTLNKQSIDEYYEFKKTQGYSEFEISQKREALENVLIPYTEEENKKMILDAGFSHCETIFKWVNFATFIAIKK, from the coding sequence ATGATAGATAAAGTATTTAATAAATCAATTACCAAACAGTTTGAATTTGATGAAGAAGTAGCATCAGTATTTGACGATATGTTAAATAGGTCAGTTCCTTTTTACAAAGAGATGCAAAGATTATCAATAAATTTTGCTTGCAATTTTTTAAATGAAAATGATAAAGTTTATGATTTAGGTTGTTCAACTGCTTCAACTTTAATAGAATTAAGCAAACACTGTATTCATAACTTACAACTAATTGGTATAGATAATTCAGAAGCTATGTTAAATCGAGCAAGTAAAAAAGCTAAAGCATTTGGAGTTGATATAAACCTTATAAATGCTGATTTACATGATGTTTCTTATGATGATGCAAAACTAATTCTTTCAAACTACACTTTACAATTTATCAGACCTTTACAAAGAGAAAAATTAGTAAAAAAAATATATGATTCTTTACAAGAAAAAGGTATTTTTATCTTTAGTGAAAAAGTAATCTCTTCAAATTCTACTTTAAATAAACAATCTATTGATGAATATTATGAGTTTAAAAAAACTCAAGGATATAGTGAATTTGAAATATCTCAAAAAAGAGAAGCTTTAGAAAATGTATTGATTCCATATACAGAAGAAGAAAATAAAAAAATGATTTTAGATGCTGGATTTAGTCATTGTGAAACAATTTTCAAATGGGTAAATTTTGCAACATTTATAGCAATAAAAAAATAG
- the bcp gene encoding thioredoxin-dependent thiol peroxidase, translated as MLKVGDIAPSFCAPNQDDVEICSRDLAGKWIVLYFYPKDLTPGCTTQACDFTDKHSFFDDLDAVILGVSADDTEKHRKFIDKYDLTITLLSDTNKKMCEDYGVWQLKQFMGKEFMGVVRSTFIINPEGKIAAIWDKVSVRKKKSVKGEKIEILHVDEVREKLQELQSN; from the coding sequence ATGTTAAAAGTTGGAGATATAGCACCTAGTTTTTGCGCACCAAATCAAGATGACGTAGAAATTTGTTCAAGAGATTTAGCAGGAAAATGGATAGTTCTATACTTTTATCCAAAAGATTTAACTCCAGGTTGTACAACACAAGCTTGTGATTTTACAGATAAACACTCATTTTTTGATGATTTAGATGCAGTAATTTTAGGTGTTAGTGCTGATGATACTGAAAAACACAGAAAATTTATTGATAAATATGATTTAACAATAACTCTTTTATCTGATACAAATAAAAAAATGTGTGAAGATTATGGAGTTTGGCAATTAAAACAATTTATGGGTAAAGAGTTTATGGGCGTAGTAAGAAGCACTTTTATCATAAATCCTGAAGGAAAAATTGCTGCAATTTGGGATAAAGTTAGCGTTAGAAAGAAAAAAAGTGTAAAAGGTGAAAAAATAGAGATTTTACATGTAGATGAAGTTAGAGAAAAACTTCAAGAATTACAATCAAATTAA
- a CDS encoding plasminogen-binding N-terminal domain-containing protein — protein MGKIFNKVLLLGAVSLMSNTLLAQETICFKNGVDKPSMIEEVALDGDVCKGTLTVNDMKSNGWDVLDIKISTSQNKLNYSYYFYKGNTPTSKTLLTTSVSQEPTTNTSEFSVKPIGTKITNVENNKSTINIGNLIVGQTGIVVHIYDNDKRQIVSNTKVISTNANSSVIEFFPFDDLLQEALPTSNRQVSINDVVVLNYMYNSSLLIAPSLDSFQAVRSNFKSNNFIHSDIFAAKLKVTNTPFPTKEDIQKFAIEQNLGTIFFVLNNKVYVVDTKTFTILAKYNFAYENKEYQMPFYTRVEEIEGSIFDFSFFSSNEDLTYDEYYEKVLGLK, from the coding sequence ATGGGAAAGATATTTAATAAAGTTTTATTATTAGGTGCTGTTTCTTTAATGTCAAATACTTTATTGGCACAAGAAACTATTTGTTTCAAAAATGGTGTTGATAAACCTTCAATGATAGAAGAAGTTGCACTTGATGGAGATGTTTGTAAAGGAACTTTAACTGTTAATGATATGAAAAGTAATGGTTGGGATGTTTTAGATATAAAAATTTCAACTTCTCAAAATAAACTTAATTATTCATACTATTTTTATAAAGGGAATACTCCTACTTCAAAAACTCTTTTAACAACTTCAGTTTCACAAGAACCAACAACAAATACAAGTGAATTTTCAGTAAAACCAATTGGTACAAAAATCACAAATGTTGAAAATAACAAAAGTACAATAAATATTGGAAATTTAATAGTTGGTCAAACAGGAATTGTTGTTCATATTTATGATAATGATAAAAGACAAATCGTTTCAAATACAAAAGTTATTAGTACAAATGCAAACTCTTCTGTAATAGAATTCTTCCCATTTGATGACCTTTTACAAGAAGCACTTCCAACATCAAATAGACAAGTTTCAATAAACGATGTTGTTGTATTAAATTATATGTATAACTCTTCGCTTTTAATTGCTCCATCACTTGATTCTTTTCAGGCAGTAAGAAGTAATTTCAAATCAAATAACTTTATACACTCAGACATTTTTGCTGCAAAATTAAAAGTTACAAATACTCCATTCCCAACAAAAGAAGATATACAAAAGTTTGCAATTGAGCAAAATTTAGGAACAATTTTCTTTGTATTAAATAATAAAGTATATGTTGTTGATACAAAAACTTTTACTATTCTTGCAAAATATAATTTTGCATATGAAAATAAAGAGTATCAAATGCCATTTTACACAAGAGTTGAAGAAATTGAAGGTTCAATATTTGATTTCTCATTCTTCTCAAGTAATGAAGATTTAACTTATGATGAATATTATGAAAAAGTTTTAGGATTAAAATAA
- a CDS encoding FAD-binding oxidoreductase — MIDKKHLDYLTSIVGEENIKSDKAHLIAFCYDATRTRFEPDAVVFPRHEQDVSDILKYCNEHKIIIVPRGAGSGFTGGALPANGGIILSLERHMNKLLEIDMENMVGVVQPGLINMQFQKAVEEVGLFYPPDPASEEYSTLGGNVSENAGGMRAAKYGITKDYVMALRAVLPNGDIIVAGKKTIKDVAGYNTAGILIASEGTLAVITEITLKLIPKPKYKKTYMGVFPSVDSAMTAVFKSLAAGANPVAMEFLDALVIKALRQKFPQISLPEHAGGILVGDVDASSEAEIESQLQTLKESFAANGSIDFIIARDEEEGKKLWFARRNASPATMIYGTKKLNEDISVPRSKLPVALEGIYKIGEKYGFNVPCFGHAGDGNIHVNVMVKDKNNEKEMEDGHKAIEEIFQYVVDLGGTLSGEHGIGTSKAPFMHIAFTEAEMNLFRSIKKAFDPNNILNPFKMGL; from the coding sequence ATGATTGATAAAAAACATTTAGATTACCTTACTTCTATTGTAGGTGAGGAAAATATAAAAAGCGATAAAGCTCACTTAATCGCTTTTTGTTATGATGCAACAAGAACAAGATTTGAACCAGATGCTGTTGTTTTTCCAAGACATGAGCAAGATGTAAGTGATATTTTAAAATATTGTAATGAACACAAAATTATAATCGTGCCAAGAGGTGCAGGTTCAGGATTTACTGGTGGTGCATTACCTGCAAATGGTGGAATTATTTTAAGTCTTGAGAGACACATGAATAAACTTCTTGAAATTGATATGGAAAATATGGTTGGAGTTGTTCAACCAGGACTTATAAATATGCAATTTCAAAAAGCAGTAGAAGAAGTTGGATTATTTTATCCACCAGATCCTGCAAGTGAAGAGTATTCTACACTTGGTGGAAATGTAAGTGAAAACGCAGGTGGAATGAGAGCAGCTAAATATGGTATTACAAAAGATTATGTAATGGCTTTAAGAGCAGTTCTTCCAAATGGAGATATTATAGTTGCTGGTAAAAAAACTATTAAAGATGTTGCTGGTTACAACACAGCTGGAATTTTAATAGCAAGTGAAGGAACTTTAGCAGTTATCACAGAGATTACTTTAAAACTAATTCCAAAACCAAAATACAAAAAAACATATATGGGAGTTTTCCCTTCAGTTGATAGTGCAATGACAGCTGTGTTTAAATCACTTGCAGCTGGTGCAAATCCAGTTGCTATGGAATTCTTAGATGCACTTGTAATTAAAGCTTTAAGACAAAAATTCCCACAAATTTCACTTCCTGAACATGCTGGTGGAATTTTAGTTGGTGATGTTGATGCAAGTAGTGAAGCTGAAATTGAATCACAACTTCAAACTTTAAAAGAGTCATTTGCTGCAAATGGTTCAATTGATTTTATCATAGCACGTGATGAAGAAGAAGGTAAAAAACTTTGGTTTGCAAGACGAAATGCAAGTCCAGCAACAATGATTTATGGAACAAAAAAATTAAATGAAGATATTTCAGTTCCAAGAAGTAAACTTCCAGTTGCATTAGAAGGAATCTATAAAATTGGTGAAAAATATGGATTCAACGTTCCTTGTTTTGGCCATGCAGGTGATGGAAATATTCATGTAAATGTTATGGTAAAAGATAAAAACAATGAAAAAGAGATGGAAGATGGACATAAAGCTATTGAAGAGATTTTCCAATATGTTGTTGATTTAGGTGGAACTTTAAGTGGTGAACACGGAATTGGAACTTCAAAAGCTCCATTTATGCATATAGCATTCACAGAAGCTGAAATGAATCTATTTAGAAGTATAAAAAAAGCATTTGACCCAAATAATATTTTAAATCCATTTAAAATGGGACTTTAA
- a CDS encoding YihY family inner membrane protein encodes MNNIGEEKSFLKKFIKGLDSFFNDDTTYYAASLSFFTIFSILPIIALIIAIISNFSEFNNYLDIFINYIFSLINPTHSTDIVEALKKYISNSNQLGFLGIVYMIFVFIMFFKDYEYIVNKIHHAKRKSIHFSFIFYTLYLIVVALLFTASNILISLYNNAILTIVLSYIFAWLIFFSLFKLSVNKKIDDKAAIISSLLTFIVLTVTKNLFIYYVIYNKTYATIYGSLATLLFTFFWIYISWIIYLYGIKMCHKLNMIEELKKKI; translated from the coding sequence ATGAATAATATAGGAGAAGAAAAAAGCTTTTTAAAGAAGTTTATAAAAGGTTTAGATTCATTTTTTAATGATGACACAACTTATTATGCAGCTTCTTTAAGCTTTTTTACTATCTTCTCTATTTTACCTATCATTGCACTTATTATTGCAATAATCTCAAATTTTTCTGAATTTAACAACTATTTAGATATTTTTATAAACTACATTTTTAGCCTTATTAATCCTACACACTCTACAGATATTGTAGAAGCTTTAAAAAAATATATATCAAACTCTAATCAATTGGGATTTTTAGGTATAGTTTATATGATTTTTGTATTTATAATGTTTTTCAAAGATTATGAATATATTGTAAATAAAATACATCATGCAAAAAGAAAATCTATTCATTTTTCATTTATATTTTATACTTTATATCTAATTGTTGTTGCTTTATTATTCACAGCTTCAAATATTTTAATCTCTTTATATAATAATGCAATTTTAACTATTGTTTTATCATATATTTTTGCATGGCTTATTTTTTTTAGTTTATTTAAACTTAGTGTTAATAAAAAGATTGATGATAAAGCTGCTATTATCTCTTCCCTTTTAACATTTATTGTTTTAACTGTTACAAAAAATTTATTTATCTATTATGTAATCTATAATAAAACTTATGCAACGATTTATGGTTCTCTTGCAACTTTATTATTTACATTTTTTTGGATATATATTTCTTGGATTATTTACCTTTATGGCATAAAAATGTGTCATAAATTAAATATGATAGAAGAATTAAAGAAAAAAATTTAA